From the Drosophila simulans strain w501 chromosome 2L, Prin_Dsim_3.1, whole genome shotgun sequence genome, the window ccaaccacccaaagTGGCAGTTGGAGTTTGCAGAAATATGCTAATGTTTGGCAAAGTTGAGCCGCAGATAAAGCGAATGCCAGCAGGATGAGTGCACAAACTTTTCAACTCTGCCGCTCGGCCAACCGATTGATGGCCGCACTGCCATATTTTTGGCACTATCAACTGCCGCTGCACATTCCCGTAGGATAAGCAAATTTAATTCCAATCAAATAAGCAAAATACGCAAAAGGCGCAACGAAACTCCCATCACATATTGAGCACCGCCACCCAGTCACGTCTTTCTCTCCATTCatctgttttcattttggcgTTTTTGTAATGTAATCCAATTATTTTCCCAGCCTCTTCAGCATGCTTAGTGTGTAGtgaactaaatattttacctGGTCCCAGCTACACTGCTAGAAAGTAGTGTTACTTTGTGTTCCATCAATGTTCAGCATGAATCTTACATTATTCATTGATAaaagttttaagtttatttaatatcctgtgagtttaattttaagttggCTTCGAATATTTTCGTAGCAGTGTATGTTTTACCCGGCAAAGTTTGATGAAGCCAACTAACGTGGGCAACCTCAGCTAAGCGACTTCCAACTAAACCCCGACCTCAAACAACTTACTTTCCATAATTTCAAGCACGCCTAAGCCAACTTTCTTCGGGGCTTCGGCTTCGGCTTCggcttcagcttcagttttAGCTTGGTCTGCTGTCTGATAGGAAAAGGCAAGGAGAACCGCAAGGAtaataaagtggaaaatgccaGCAATGGCAGCCAGGATAAAAAGGACGACGGCGTCGTGGGCGTCAAAGTCACGACTGTCCTTCGCTTAGCGTAATGCAGCCAAAGTTATGCGACTATGTATGTGTTGTGCTGGGCAGATAACGTCTCCTGTTTTTTGTGCCAACTTAAAAGTTTTACAAGCAATTTTAATGCCAAACAAAGTTATAAGTACTGCAAAAagtatgtttatgttttgtcGCGATAAAAATACCCAGACCGCAGCGGGAGGAGAGTCGGTAAATGGCCGAATTAAAGGGATTAACATGGCTTtagcttttaatttatgcgcTCGTATATCTCCTGCTCGCATTGCCCCatcgcccaccgcccactttccttgcaaaaacacacatagcTGGCCCATAAATGCGAAAGAATTTCGCTTTTGTCAGTTGGCATTCATTAAAGGTTGCCTACTTTTGCGggcactctctctctctctttatATATATCACGCTCTTTAAAGAGAAATCCCAGGAGGACGAAAATGAAGGGGCGTGAGACTCTGGCGTTGCCTTAGTTGCAATCTAAATTAATTGCTACTGAATAAATTAAGcggaaaaatgtttgccaagcCAACTTATGACGCTTCTGCGAGTGCGAATATTAATTTTGGCCCGGGCCAAAGGACCTCGCCCGTCGGCGTCGTCCTGTGTGTCCCTGAATGTCTGCCCCTTTTTTGCCTCACTGTGCTGTGCTGCCAACGCAAATTATTTCATACGTCAGCCgagaaaattattaaaacgtctataagttttaataagcgACATACAGCAGCCCATCTTCCTGCCCTGCCGTCTAATTAGGGAAATAAATCGATTAGCTCTGCCTGGGATAACGTGGCGTATAAGCAATTTGCTTAccaattatttatgcatacgCAATTATGCCGCTATCTATGGCCCACATCTCGGTATTTAGTACTTGCCGCAGAGATAGGGAGCACAATCTGGTGTCCCCAAGTGTTAATGCTTGGCCAGGTCCAGACCCAGGTCCTGTTGGTCATGCGAGAGAATTCGAATCGAAAATGCACTCGGTTCAATGCATTCGTTGGGGTCCtgtgaataaaataaacaaaaggccaAGTTGCACATGGTTTGGGTTGGGTGGGGGTAGGTGGAGGGGGAAGGGTAAAGGAGAATTTGGGGGCGAGTGCAGGTTAACCCCAATTTTTGTTGCCTGcctggatatatatattttacatgcACATTTTTTATCTGCACAAGCTAGAATTTCAAATGTATCTCTTTGGCCCTCGTCCTTTTAGTTGTTTTAGTTGctgtgccacacacacacacactcacaccgaGACAGATGATTTATTGTTGCCAGCGTGTCCCTGGCACACTACAAAAATCccctgtatgtgtgtgggcgcgtgtgagtgtgtgtggggcgGGCGGTGatgccacccactttccaccGCCCCagcacttttccactttccctCCGGCCGTTGATGAGCATGCAAAAAGGACGAAGGGGCCGAGGCACAAGTGGTGAGCACAGGATCTGGGGAGTTTGTGTTGACAGTGAAAATGTGTGACCATGTCTGTATATATAGTTTGTGTATCTGCGAGagcgcttgtttgtttgctggcatGTTTACCATGCGGCAGCGCAATTTCTCCACGTTAACGTGatgagtttttgttttgactgTTTGTAGATTTTACTTTTGCAGACAGAACGCAGTTATGTTCCCCGTAgccatgtatgtatgtgtgtacctATGTCGCAGCTCAATTTATTTGCGACAGTTGTTAGTTGTTTGCGTTGTCTCAGCGGGAAACTTTCGAGAATTCCCGATTAGCTTTAATCTGCACCCGCACCTGCATGCCACCGCCAAGACTTGAGTGTTTAAATGTAGAACATTGCATGACCCTAGCCCCAAAGCACACATtgttttatgtatgtatgtacatatgcccCAAAAACTCGCGACTCATAAAACGAATCATAACCCTAGGTTAAATACTGTCTGTACCTGTAAATGTGTACCTGTTCCAAGTTGAAGCGTACCAGAAAGCAGACTCTCGTTTGTCGTATGTACAAATGCCATGGCACATTCCATGCATATAACGCATTCCAGACAGACCAATCAAGAATCAACTCTAATCACTTGCCAGCCCATAGAGTCAAACTAATGTGCGCATATATCCTCCTCTATCAAGGGCTCCGATCTGCCCATCTACATCTGGTATGAGAGCTATCCGGAGCACATCGAGGAGGGCTACAAGGGACGCGTGTCCCGCGTGTCGCAGGACTCGCCCTTCGGCTCCGCCTCGCTCAACCTGACCAACATCCGGGAATCGGACCAAGGATGGTACGAGTGCAAGGTCGTCTTCCTCAATCGGGACCCCAAGCAGCATAAGAACGGTACATGGTTCCACTTAGACGTACATGCACCGCCGCGCTTTAGTGTTACGCCAGAGGATATTATATACGTTAATTTAGGTGAGTATGAGCTAATAATGTTATAATTTAAGAGCAAACCATTCAAATCTTTAAACAATCAAATGAAAGTGATCGGGAAAGTTGTTGTTAAGTTGTCGATACAGCTCGCAAGTTTAAGTACTCTACTTTCCCTGATATCCATCGACACACTTATCGGATTTTCGTACCATCGCTAGTGCTCAAAACCTGGCGCTTTGCTGCCTGACAAATGGCAAGGCCATAAATAAGCGCATATTCAGCTGGCCAACTTATTTGGGGCCTGTCATCTCACAGAATTAAGTGGAGTGCGAGCCCCGTACGCTTTTGGCCCACTTTTCGAGTGTGTCAAATGGCCGGCCATTTGTTGCAGCGCCCGAATGAGTTTGTCACCTTGAGAACTCGTATTCCCAGGAGTCGTAAAAAGTGCCACCAGCCCCACGAAACGAGTTATGGCCGCCCATTTGTCATCTTCCGATGGAAGACGCAGCGAAAGTGGAAGAGTTTCACGAAAATCGATAGGCCCTTTATGCTTGCAATCgtatcaaatcaaatttccgTCGCTTAATCAAagttaaaatgtttacaagTCCAAGTGGCAGGCGGCGAAACAAAAGGCAGTTGGAAGGGCCGGAAATGCGTTGAGCGAAAATGGCGCTGCAGCGCATAAATCAGACAAACACAACGGCTGATTCAGAAAACAACGGGGCCAGTGAGGCGAGTAGGGAACTGCAACAAAGAGCCCGGTTTCATTGTCTGCCGCAAATGgtggcaggacgaaggacaatAGATAAGGGACTGCCGAGCCGGAAGGAGGCGGGCTGTGGGCTCACCCGCCcatgctcctgctcctgctcgtcCTCTCCTCGTTGAAACCAAAAAGCGTAACAATTGCCACCACTTACCTTATTAATTCCTCGCTCTCGTTCTTGTGCCCATTCTCATTCTCATTTCGTTCTGGCACCACATTTCCTTGCAGGTGATTCAATTATACTCAATTGCCAGGCAGATGGCACGCCCACGCCGGAAATACTCTGGTACAAGGATGCCAATCCCGTCGATCCCTCGCCCACGGTGGGCATCTTCAACGACGGCACCGAGCTGCGGATCTCCACCATTCGGCACGAGGACATCGGAGAGTACACTTGCATTGCACGCAATGGTGAGGGACAAGTCTCCCATACGGCCCGTGTTATAATCGCGGGCGGCGCTGTAATCATGGTAAAAACCTAAATACAAATCACTTAATTTTGAGATACATACGGGGCTGTCCCAGAAATCTCGTCCTGACATAATTCCATCCGATGTTTCCCAGCAATCTCCTTTAGATTTGTCACATAAGTGTTGAAATCAGAATCACAACGTGTCTATGAGTGTGCAGcataaatactttaaaattgatGTATACTCTTAAGCACAGCTTATAGTGATTTCTGTGGCACCCTCtatgaaaatatatgaaatgttCGACAAATTCTGGGATACCAATGAATTTTTCGCATGAACTCCAACCTACCCCCCGAAAATCATCAGAGATTTCTGGAACGCACCCGATAGAAAACCCAACCGATTCAAAAGTAGTATTAGGAGAAAAGTTTGTGCTGGGATTATGGGAGGAGGTGATGAGCATTGGCAGAGTAAAACCAGGGTTCGATCAGGTTACTAATATGTAGTTTTATTCTCTAACCCCCTTCCACGTTAAAAAAAACCCCCTAAACCaattccccaaaaaaaaacccgtaGGATAAGGCGGCGCccgacaaacacacacgcaccaaGTCCAAATCGAATGTTGTGAATGAGAGGCTGACCATACGTGTAAGTCCCAACTGAAAATCGCTCCTTGCATTTTGCATTCCGGACTCCACATTCCGCATACTGCATAAACTGTTCAACGCTTTATCATTAACTAAGCCCCCCAGCTGGCTACCGACTCCCATTCACAGCAGACCCAATCACTCCGAAACTCCGGGCTTTGGGATTTGGGATTTGGAGTGCAGCCGCCAAACGGCTTCAGAAATCACCAGACCAAACCATGTccagattccgattccgaatccgtGGGACTGCAGAGCAGGCCCAAAAACGAATGAAAAAAAGCCGTAACAAGCGTGAAACTTTTTGTGCCGCCATGTGGCCTCCATCCGGCCCGTATTTTTGCATGCCAGAAAGGGCAGACCgccacaccacccacaaaacagctaaacagaacagaacagaacaaccAGCAGAAGGAGCACAGGAGCACTCGGTACACTTGACATGGTCATTCGCCTAGTCTCAGGCAGATCCCCCTATTTACAACCTGCATACAAGCATGCTCACATGCCCCGCTCACACCCACACCGGCTATACTGCccaccccgcccacttttccgacCATTCTGGGAAGCCTTCGTGAATGTGTGGGTGGAAACAtggccgtcgtcgtcgtctgtATAGCATATTTTTGTGCGCCCCGctaatgcatttgcatttcggttATTTACAGTTAGCTGCAACTGCAAGAGGGCGGGATTAGGGGGCGGCTAAGcctgcacagcgagaaaaaagTACACTTAAGGGGTATCACagaaaattgtgaaatgtttgatattttgtgacagttgtattatttatgaatattaatcttttaaatattaactAATATTGATCCTTAGAACTATCCGAAATCTTTCTCACTGCACCTCACAAGCAATCCTGCCTTTTGGTCTATCCTTGCTGGCCTATGGTTTTCCCCCTTACATGCACAAGCTGTTTGCCGTCTTGGAGCGCTTGAACTTTGACCTTTTGCTGGCTTTTCAGGCCAGCCAAGGAAAgcatgcagcagcagtagaAGCAGCAGGGTGGGAAGTGTACATATAGTACATAGCTCGTGCTTCAATTACAGCTCAACCGTTTTGCAGCAATCTGCGCATAAATATTGCAATAACATTTATCTGACCGCAGGCAAAGTGGACATTTTATAGATGACCCCAAGGGAAATCGAAGCCAAACCGAAAGGCAAATCCAGCCAATTCAATTTACGAGCCCATTTCGGCCACCAGCAGTCGGAGTCAACCCACATCAATTTTGGCCATAACTAAAACTAATTCAAATGAAACAGTCTGCCAGCAAATTGCCCGAAAGCAAAGCGGCAGCAAATGTGCCCATTAAATAAACCAAGCCGTACACAACGGCCCAGAATGCACTCATGCAATTACCAGGAAGGACGAAAAGGGGTTCGGATCGTAATGTTTGGCTCCTGACATTTGACTGACAAGTTGTCAATGGCAGCGAGCAGGGGAGCAGGGTAGCGGGGGTTTTGGGGATACTGGGGGACTTGAGGAGGTAGAAAGCGGGGCACATTTCATAGCTGTGACAGCAGAAATGTTATTTCTCGGGAGCGAGTGCACACAAAGGATATCGATGACGGCGACAGCCAAAAATTAGCTGTCAAGCTCCAGGCTCCAAAAAGGCAACGGCCAGGGGTGGTTCCTTTTCACGATTTGAATTAGTCAACAGTCCACAGTCAACCGTCATAAGTTTGCAGTTACTCTTTACCCGTTCGTTGGACCCTCCTTTCTAAATATACCATCATCCCATTCTCCCATACCCAAATCAGGTGCCTCCGACCAACCAAACGAAGCTCGAGGGCGAAAAAGTGATATTCTCCTGCGAGGCTAAGGCCATGCCCGGCAACGTCACGGTGCGCTGGTACCGCGAGGGTTCCCCCGTCCGGGAGGTGGCCGCCCTGGAGACCAGGGTCACCATCCGCAAGGACGGCTCGCTCATCATCAACCCCATCAAGCCGGACGACTCGGGCCAGTACCTCTGCGAGGTGACCAACGGCATCGGCGATCCGCAGAGCGCCTCCGCCTACCTCAGCGTCGAATGTGAGTAACTCAATCAATTCTTTTAATTACACTCAAAAATCCATAAGTTACTTGATTTAGAACTCGAATATTCCTATCTAATTTGCCACCCTTTCCTCTGCAGATCCCGCCAAGGTCACCTTCACGCCCACGGTGCAATACCTGCCGTTCCGCCTAGCCGGCGTTGTCCAGTGCTACATCAAGTCGAGTCCGCAGCTGCAGTACGTGACCTGGACGAAGGACAAGCGCCTGCTGGAGCCGTACCAGATGAAGGACATCGTGGTGATGGCCAACGGTTCGCTGCTGTTCACACGGGTCAATGAGGAGCACCAGGGCCAGTACGCTTGTACGCCGTACAATGCACAGGGCACGGCTGGAGCTTCCGGGGTCATGGACGTGCTCGTCCGGAAGCCGCCCGCCTTCACCGTAGAGCCGGAGACGCTCTACCAGCGCAAGGTGGGCGACAGCGTAGAGATGCACTGCGACGCCTTGGAGGCGGAGGGCACGGAGCGACCCACCATCAAGTGGCAGCGCCAGGAGGGCGAGCAGCTGACCGAGTCGCAGCGCAATCGCATCAAGATCTCCGGGGGCAATATCACCATTGAGAATCTGAGGAGGGAGGACTTCGGCTACTACCAGTGCGTGGTCTCCAACGAAGTGGCCACCCTGATGGCCGTAACCCAGCTGGTGATCGAAGGCACCCAGCCGCATGCACCATACAATATCACGGGCAAGGCCACCGAGTCCTCGATAACGCTGCAATGGCTGCCAGGATACAGTGGCGGGTCGGAGTACAAGCAGGACTATACGATCTGGTTCCGGGAGGCGGGCGTCAACGACTGGCAAACGATCTCCGTGACGCCCTCGGGCAGCACCCAGGTGACCATCAATGGCTTGGCCTCCGGAACCACCTACGAGTTCCAGGTGGTGGGCCGGAATGTCCTGGGCGACGGGATGATGAGCAAAGTGATGACCGTGCGCACACTGGGTAAGTCCTCTGGATCCTCTCCGCATATCTGTCTTTCGTTCGCTTGCTCCTtccttttacttttgtttttgggttctTGCTGCAGTCGCTCCCCGGCATATCCTGCACATAATCTCATGAGAAAAACCTCTGCACAAACTGAATCTGGATTGGCTCTAACATAACGCTCTTGTTTTTCTCTcgttttcttctctttttccTCACCGACCTCcatcgaaaaacaaaaccgctACTCGATCTAACTTTCTCATACTAATCATGCGCGCAATCAAATGCAAACTGTCAAATGCCAAACCGCGACCACGAATTTTTCCTGGGAACCACGGAAAATTCGGGTTCAATAGAAGACGCTCCGGCAGCGCCACGTAATGTCAAGGCTGCAACACAACCGCCCGACTCATTCTTTCAGCTAATGCCAGACGAAGCTGGTAAGAGAAtaatacccaaaaaaaaaaacaaacaaacaaaaagaatcCCACCGTAAATCCCTAGAATTCTTAGTTGTATATAAGAATCGGATGCGAGCCGTCAGCAATCGCAGCCATCGACGTACAAGGATTAAATCTCGCTGAAATCTGAAATCTTTATGTAGTTGCGCCAGCATTTTCCAACCTTTTTACTACCTAAGACTGAATGATGTATATACACAAAACTTAAAGAATCGCAAATGGGGGTTCCAAATTATAAGGTTTCTTTTATCCAAATCCAATGCATGATTGAATAGCTGCTCTTGTTGACTCCCCAATTGTTGTGCTATCTAGAAACCAAGAAGAGAACATATATATCTAATAGCCCACTATCAAcgttaattaattgaatttatgatttcttttaaattgttGTATTAGACTATAGTTTGTAGCAAGGATGTGAGATGAATCCATTTGAAAGCACATTGCAAACCCAGCTGAATAGTTTCTCCGACCCATTTCCTAGACTGCATGAGGCTTGAATGAAAACCCCCAGAACTGTAAATACCcacatttatttttcgatatttCACAAAGTTCTTGAAAAGTGTGAGTTCTTAACAcccaaaacaattttccaGCCGACTGGAGGCTTTCCATCCACTTACTCCCTTACTGGCGACCGCAGAGCCATATCC encodes:
- the LOC6730945 gene encoding protein turtle isoform X9 is translated as MGVCADLGSHRWCRALSTQHNTEKSKEQQQQSQSLEIPEERASRCRGAIDRTTTTTIPASKTLTASPAKTAAFTVKTTRRRRSRRRAEGSSICVPIRRGQGSTPTPTIQVLQFVLVSLLALLAKNAQAHNIPEDAVHITAILGEGVIFNCHVEFPNDHPVPYVLQWDKKVSETGSDLPIYIWYESYPEHIEEGYKGRVSRVSQDSPFGSASLNLTNIRESDQGWYECKVVFLNRDPKQHKNGTWFHLDVHAPPRFSVTPEDIIYVNLGDSIILNCQADGTPTPEILWYKDANPVDPSPTVGIFNDGTELRISTIRHEDIGEYTCIARNGEGQVSHTARVIIAGGAVIMDKAAPDKHTRTKSKSNVVNERLTIRVPPTNQTKLEGEKVIFSCEAKAMPGNVTVRWYREGSPVREVAALETRVTIRKDGSLIINPIKPDDSGQYLCEVTNGIGDPQSASAYLSVEYPAKVTFTPTVQYLPFRLAGVVQCYIKSSPQLQYVTWTKDKRLLEPYQMKDIVVMANGSLLFTRVNEEHQGQYACTPYNAQGTAGASGVMDVLVRKPPAFTVEPETLYQRKVGDSVEMHCDALEAEGTERPTIKWQRQEGEQLTESQRNRIKISGGNITIENLRREDFGYYQCVVSNEVATLMAVTQLVIEGTQPHAPYNITGKATESSITLQWLPGYSGGSEYKQDYTIWFREAGVNDWQTISVTPSGSTQVTINGLASGTTYEFQVVGRNVLGDGMMSKVMTVRTLEDAPAAPRNVKAATQPPDSFFQLMPDEAGPKPGPPRNVSVTEVSNGFLITWQSPLERAHIVKFYTIKYRTDAQWKTLNRGQIRPEETQYLVKNLVGGRTYYFRVLANSEKSYESSDEVKFPVPARVKHKAITAGVVGGILFFIVAIILSVCAVKICNKRKRRKQEKEFNMVACRITDARNIAANNHHLHNRSTGSISSGQVPLKNSRSILS
- the LOC6730945 gene encoding protein turtle isoform X7, with the protein product MGVCADLGSHRWCRALSTQHNTEKSKEQQQQSQSLEIPEERASRCRGAIDRTTTTTIPASKTLTASPAKTAAFTVKTTRRRRSRRRAEGSSICVPIRRGQGSTPTPTIQVLQFVLVSLLALLAKNAQAHNIPEDAVHITAILGEGVIFNCHVEFPNDHPVPYVLQWDKKVSETGSDLPIYIWYESYPEHIEEGYKGRVSRVSQDSPFGSASLNLTNIRESDQGWYECKVVFLNRDPKQHKNGTWFHLDVHAPPRFSVTPEDIIYVNLGDSIILNCQADGTPTPEILWYKDANPVDPSPTVGIFNDGTELRISTIRHEDIGEYTCIARNGEGQVSHTARVIIAGGAVIMDKAAPDKHTRTKSKSNVVNERLTIRVPPTNQTKLEGEKVIFSCEAKAMPGNVTVRWYREGSPVREVAALETRVTIRKDGSLIINPIKPDDSGQYLCEVTNGIGDPQSASAYLSVEYPAKVTFTPTVQYLPFRLAGVVQCYIKSSPQLQYVTWTKDKRLLEPYQMKDIVVMANGSLLFTRVNEEHQGQYACTPYNAQGTAGASGVMDVLVRKPPAFTVEPETLYQRKVGDSVEMHCDALEAEGTERPTIKWQRQEGEQLTESQRNRIKISGGNITIENLRREDFGYYQCVVSNEVATLMAVTQLVIEGTQPHAPYNITGKATESSITLQWLPGYSGGSEYKQDYTIWFREAGVNDWQTISVTPSGSTQVTINGLASGTTYEFQVVGRNVLGDGMMSKVMTVRTLDLLAYFDIYFHTDSRGTLVYSPPKLRVKGPKPGPPRNVSVTEVSNGFLITWQSPLERAHIVKFYTIKYRTDAQWKTLNRGQIRPEETQYLVKNLVGGRTYYFRVLANSEKSYESSDEVKFPVPARVKHKAITAGVVGGILFFIVAIILSVCAVKICNKRKRRKQEKEFNMVACRITDARNIAANNHHLHNRSTGSISSGQVPLKNNTEHYRDYESVFIVPGPSCHNQNRTNKPEYQV
- the LOC6730945 gene encoding protein turtle isoform X10, translating into MGVCADLGSHRWCRALSTQHNTEKSKEQQQQSQSLEIPEERASRCRGAIDRTTTTTIPASKTLTASPAKTAAFTVKTTRRRRSRRRAEGSSICVPIRRGQGSTPTPTIQVLQFVLVSLLALLAKNAQAHNIPEDAVHITAILGEGVIFNCHVEFPNDHPVPYVLQWDKKVSETGSDLPIYIWYESYPEHIEEGYKGRVSRVSQDSPFGSASLNLTNIRESDQGWYECKVVFLNRDPKQHKNGTWFHLDVHAPPRFSVTPEDIIYVNLGDSIILNCQADGTPTPEILWYKDANPVDPSPTVGIFNDGTELRISTIRHEDIGEYTCIARNGEGQVSHTARVIIAGGAVIMDKAAPDKHTRTKSKSNVVNERLTIRVPPTNQTKLEGEKVIFSCEAKAMPGNVTVRWYREGSPVREVAALETRVTIRKDGSLIINPIKPDDSGQYLCEVTNGIGDPQSASAYLSVEYPAKVTFTPTVQYLPFRLAGVVQCYIKSSPQLQYVTWTKDKRLLEPYQMKDIVVMANGSLLFTRVNEEHQGQYACTPYNAQGTAGASGVMDVLVRKPPAFTVEPETLYQRKVGDSVEMHCDALEAEGTERPTIKWQRQEGEQLTESQRNRIKISGGNITIENLRREDFGYYQCVVSNEVATLMAVTQLVIEGTQPHAPYNITGKATESSITLQWLPGYSGGSEYKQDYTIWFREAGVNDWQTISVTPSGSTQVTINGLASGTTYEFQVVGRNVLGDGMMSKVMTVRTLVLICICMCDKPNPEYRVYGPGIPSRPAVNCIQQEFSNQEVLTSVRGIQVIYAYNSFACTQQYPCVVSFFLPLLPFANTNGSWGPTSIQMRERKWKVLCVYAN
- the LOC6730945 gene encoding protein turtle isoform X6; its protein translation is MGVCADLGSHRWCRALSTQHNTEKSKEQQQQSQSLEIPEERASRCRGAIDRTTTTTIPASKTLTASPAKTAAFTVKTTRRRRSRRRAEGSSICVPIRRGQGSTPTPTIQVLQFVLVSLLALLAKNAQAHNIPEDAVHITAILGEGVIFNCHVEFPNDHPVPYVLQWDKKVSETGSDLPIYIWYESYPEHIEEGYKGRVSRVSQDSPFGSASLNLTNIRESDQGWYECKVVFLNRDPKQHKNGTWFHLDVHAPPRFSVTPEDIIYVNLGDSIILNCQADGTPTPEILWYKDANPVDPSPTVGIFNDGTELRISTIRHEDIGEYTCIARNGEGQVSHTARVIIAGGAVIMDKAAPDKHTRTKSKSNVVNERLTIRVPPTNQTKLEGEKVIFSCEAKAMPGNVTVRWYREGSPVREVAALETRVTIRKDGSLIINPIKPDDSGQYLCEVTNGIGDPQSASAYLSVEYPAKVTFTPTVQYLPFRLAGVVQCYIKSSPQLQYVTWTKDKRLLEPYQMKDIVVMANGSLLFTRVNEEHQGQYACTPYNAQGTAGASGVMDVLVRKPPAFTVEPETLYQRKVGDSVEMHCDALEAEGTERPTIKWQRQEGEQLTESQRNRIKISGGNITIENLRREDFGYYQCVVSNEVATLMAVTQLVIEGTQPHAPYNITGKATESSITLQWLPGYSGGSEYKQDYTIWFREAGVNDWQTISVTPSGSTQVTINGLASGTTYEFQVVGRNVLGDGMMSKVMTVRTLEDAPAAPRNVKAATQPPDSFFQLMPDEAGPKPGPPRNVSVTEVSNGFLITWQSPLERAHIVKFYTIKYRTDAQWKTLNRGQIRPEETQYLVKNLVGGRTYYFRVLANSEKSYESSDEVKFPVPARVKHKAITAGVVGGILFFIVAIILSVCAVKICNKRKRRKQEKEFNMVACRITDARNIAANNHHLHNRSTGSISSGQVPLKNNTEHYRDYESVFIVPGPSCHNQNRTNKPEYQV
- the LOC6730945 gene encoding protein turtle isoform X11, whose protein sequence is MGVCADLGSHRWCRALSTQHNTEKSKEQQQQSQSLEIPEERASRCRGAIDRTTTTTIPASKTLTASPAKTAAFTVKTTRRRRSRRRAEGSSICVPIRRGQGSTPTPTIQVLQFVLVSLLALLAKNAQAHNIPEDAVHITAILGEGVIFNCHVEFPNDHPVPYVLQWDKKVSETGSDLPIYIWYESYPEHIEEGYKGRVSRVSQDSPFGSASLNLTNIRESDQGWYECKVVFLNRDPKQHKNGTWFHLDVHAPPRFSVTPEDIIYVNLGDSIILNCQADGTPTPEILWYKDANPVDPSPTVGIFNDGTELRISTIRHEDIGEYTCIARNGEGQVSHTARVIIAGGAVIMDKAAPDKHTRTKSKSNVVNERLTIRVSPN
- the LOC6730945 gene encoding protein turtle isoform X8; its protein translation is MGVCADLGSHRWCRALSTQHNTEKSKEQQQQSQSLEIPEERASRCRGAIDRTTTTTIPASKTLTASPAKTAAFTVKTTRRRRSRRRAEGSSICVPIRRGQGSTPTPTIQVLQFVLVSLLALLAKNAQAHNIPEDAVHITAILGEGVIFNCHVEFPNDHPVPYVLQWDKKVSETGSDLPIYIWYESYPEHIEEGYKGRVSRVSQDSPFGSASLNLTNIRESDQGWYECKVVFLNRDPKQHKNGTWFHLDVHAPPRFSVTPEDIIYVNLGDSIILNCQADGTPTPEILWYKDANPVDPSPTVGIFNDGTELRISTIRHEDIGEYTCIARNGEGQVSHTARVIIAGGAVIMVPPTNQTKLEGEKVIFSCEAKAMPGNVTVRWYREGSPVREVAALETRVTIRKDGSLIINPIKPDDSGQYLCEVTNGIGDPQSASAYLSVEYPAKVTFTPTVQYLPFRLAGVVQCYIKSSPQLQYVTWTKDKRLLEPYQMKDIVVMANGSLLFTRVNEEHQGQYACTPYNAQGTAGASGVMDVLVRKPPAFTVEPETLYQRKVGDSVEMHCDALEAEGTERPTIKWQRQEGEQLTESQRNRIKISGGNITIENLRREDFGYYQCVVSNEVATLMAVTQLVIEGTQPHAPYNITGKATESSITLQWLPGYSGGSEYKQDYTIWFREAGVNDWQTISVTPSGSTQVTINGLASGTTYEFQVVGRNVLGDGMMSKVMTVRTLEDAPAAPRNVKAATQPPDSFFQLMPDEAGPKPGPPRNVSVTEVSNGFLITWQSPLERAHIVKFYTIKYRTDAQWKTLNRGQIRPEETQYLVKNLVGGRTYYFRVLANSEKSYESSDEVKFPVPARVKHKAITAGVVGGILFFIVAIILSVCAVKICNKRKRRKQEKEFNMVACRITDARNIAANNHHLHNRSTGSISSGQVPLKNNTEHYRDYESVFIVPGPSCHNQNRTNKPEYQV